From a region of the Paenibacillus sp. R14(2021) genome:
- a CDS encoding amidase family protein, translated as MTSVAFEIVEATISDMLAAFTSGELTSKQLVLIYLNRIADHDKSGLLLNSVLTINPDALFIAEAMDREREVKGLRGPLHGIPVLLKDNVDTGDKMPTSAGSLALADSYAPEDAYIVKKLREAGAVILGKVNMTEFANMMTDGMPTGYSSRGGQVMNPYNISTPTGGSSAGSGVAVAANFCAAAVGTETSGSILNPSNLCSVVGIKPTVGLLSRTGILPLSNSQDTAGPMARTVTDAVLMLQVMTGYDERDAAMGGGLGKQPADYSAYLDREGLRGARIGIPRDYYFEELTEEQLAIFDRAVAIMQDMGATIVDPANIATARSIVYSTVLINEFKASLNAYLSKLGPGAPMRTLKEIIAFNNEHPVETLRYGQKTLINAEYHSSGTLTDIKYLNDRALDIRLCKEEGIDATMKEHQLDALLFPADFGSRLAARAGYPSIAVPAGYTKAGPPFGVTFTARAYEEPTLIRLAYAFEQGTMFRRPPNLKSFID; from the coding sequence GTGACAAGCGTGGCATTTGAAATCGTAGAAGCGACAATATCGGACATGCTAGCGGCGTTCACCTCGGGCGAGCTGACTTCAAAGCAATTGGTTCTAATTTATTTGAACCGAATCGCGGACCATGACAAAAGCGGACTGCTCCTCAATTCTGTGCTCACGATCAATCCCGACGCGCTATTCATCGCCGAGGCGATGGATCGAGAACGCGAGGTCAAGGGACTGCGGGGGCCCTTGCACGGCATCCCCGTATTATTGAAAGATAATGTCGATACCGGTGACAAAATGCCGACAAGCGCCGGCTCCCTGGCCCTTGCGGACAGCTATGCGCCCGAGGATGCTTATATCGTCAAGAAGCTTCGGGAAGCCGGAGCCGTTATTCTGGGTAAAGTGAACATGACCGAATTCGCCAACATGATGACCGATGGGATGCCGACCGGCTACAGCTCGCGCGGCGGTCAGGTGATGAACCCGTACAACATCTCGACGCCGACGGGTGGTTCGAGCGCCGGCTCGGGTGTTGCGGTTGCGGCGAACTTCTGTGCGGCGGCTGTTGGCACGGAAACATCGGGCTCGATTCTGAATCCGAGCAATCTCTGTTCGGTGGTCGGCATCAAGCCTACGGTTGGCCTCTTAAGCCGGACGGGCATTCTTCCGCTGTCCAACTCGCAGGACACCGCAGGGCCGATGGCGCGAACGGTAACGGACGCAGTGCTGATGCTGCAAGTCATGACGGGTTACGACGAGCGCGACGCGGCAATGGGCGGGGGCCTCGGCAAGCAGCCGGCAGATTATTCCGCGTATCTCGACCGGGAGGGGCTAAGAGGCGCCAGAATCGGTATTCCACGAGACTATTATTTCGAGGAATTGACCGAGGAACAGCTGGCGATCTTCGACCGGGCTGTCGCAATCATGCAAGACATGGGCGCAACAATCGTTGATCCGGCGAATATCGCCACCGCAAGAAGCATTGTCTATTCGACCGTGCTGATTAATGAATTCAAAGCTTCCCTAAATGCCTATCTCTCGAAGCTCGGTCCCGGCGCTCCCATGCGCACGCTGAAGGAAATCATCGCTTTCAACAACGAGCATCCCGTAGAAACATTACGATACGGACAAAAAACGCTGATCAACGCGGAGTACCATTCTTCCGGCACATTGACCGACATTAAGTATTTGAACGACCGTGCTTTGGATATCCGCTTATGCAAGGAGGAAGGCATCGACGCGACGATGAAGGAGCATCAGCTTGACGCGCTGTTGTTCCCGGCGGATTTCGGCTCGCGGCTGGCTGCGCGGGCGGGCTACCCGTCCATCGCCGTACCTGCGGGCTACACGAAGGCCGGTCCTCCGTTCGGCGTAACGTTCACGGCAAGAGCCTACGAGGAACCGACTTTAATCCGCCTCGCCTATGCCTTCGAGCAGGGGACGATGTTCCGGCGGCCGCCCAATTTGAAAAGCTTCATCGATTGA
- a CDS encoding D-2-hydroxyacid dehydrogenase family protein, with the protein MKCAVLDDYQKVAMSMADWSTVTDRMEIKVFPNHFDNEDELAAAIEDCEIVVIMRERTPFRRPLLQRLPRLKLLITTGMRNASIDLGAASDNGIVVCGTGGGGEGTTELTWALILGLARKLVQENEALRSGGHWQSTIGVDLIGKRLGLLGLGRIGSNVARIGQAFGMEVSAWSQNLTPDKADAAGVKLATSKEELLSSSDFVSIHLVLGDRTRGLLGVRELELMRPTAYLINTSRAPIVDREALIAALSSGKLAGAGLDVFETEPLPADDPLRSLPNVLATPHIGYVTEAAYRNFFRGIVEDIEAFLNGSPINIINYPASPTFVQE; encoded by the coding sequence ATGAAATGTGCCGTGTTGGACGATTACCAAAAGGTCGCGATGTCGATGGCCGATTGGTCAACGGTCACGGATCGAATGGAGATAAAGGTATTCCCTAATCATTTCGATAACGAGGACGAGTTGGCCGCCGCGATCGAGGATTGCGAGATTGTCGTGATTATGCGGGAGCGGACGCCTTTCCGCAGACCGCTCTTGCAGCGTCTTCCGCGCTTGAAGCTGCTTATTACGACAGGCATGCGCAATGCTTCCATTGATCTGGGAGCCGCATCAGACAACGGTATCGTCGTATGCGGGACAGGTGGGGGCGGGGAAGGAACGACCGAACTAACATGGGCGCTTATCCTGGGACTAGCGAGGAAGCTGGTGCAGGAGAATGAAGCGCTGCGAAGCGGCGGTCACTGGCAGAGCACGATCGGCGTCGATTTGATCGGCAAGCGTCTTGGCTTGCTCGGGCTCGGGCGGATCGGAAGCAACGTAGCGCGAATCGGGCAGGCGTTCGGCATGGAGGTATCGGCATGGAGCCAGAATCTGACCCCGGACAAAGCGGATGCCGCAGGGGTGAAGCTTGCAACTTCCAAGGAAGAGCTGCTCTCGAGCAGTGATTTCGTCTCGATTCACCTCGTGCTCGGCGACCGCACGAGAGGACTGCTAGGCGTAAGGGAGCTCGAACTCATGCGGCCGACTGCCTATCTCATCAACACCTCCCGCGCTCCGATCGTTGACCGGGAGGCGCTTATCGCGGCGCTGAGCAGCGGCAAGCTTGCCGGTGCCGGGCTGGACGTATTCGAGACGGAGCCGCTGCCTGCGGACGACCCGCTTCGGTCGCTGCCGAACGTGCTGGCCACGCCGCACATCGGTTACGTCACCGAAGCCGCGTATCGTAATTTCTTCCGCGGCATCGTCGAGGATATAGAAGCCTTCTTGAACGGATCGCCGATTAACATCATTAATTATCCGGCTTCACCAACATTCGTCCAAGAGTAA
- a CDS encoding spore germination protein has protein sequence MRWNRRAGANHHYRNALKMRSMHLEEVNQQNKDAKFTTDIQQNENIIRDTFQRCSDLEWRSIDVNLSTQWLVVYIDNLIDKQQLEEFVIKPMQASAAAGRIANGPNELKNDVISVSMTSCSSSISQTIRNLLEGHAAILMPGSSDVLTVSIPDSTQRSLEEPPSEPVIRGPRDGFIEQISTNISLIRSRLKTPKLKVEYITLGELSRTRIAITYLEGIALDTLVNEVRTRLKPIQLDGILDSGYIEEFIEDQPFSPFPQVHSTERPDVVVAEMLEGKVAILVDTTPFVMVAPMTFWTGLQASEDYYIRWPVATFIRWIRILFIHLAVFAPPLYVAVTTYHQEMIPTNLVLSIAASREAVPFPAMIEALLMEIIFEALREAGIRLPKQIGQAISIVGGLVIGQAAVEAGFISAPVVIIVSITGISSFTIPRYSFANGIRLLRFPMLFLAGTLGLYGIVLGFIGVMLHVTSLRSFGVLYFSPLTPFKWTGLTDVLIRIPTWAKFRMPRNNQEGEQS, from the coding sequence ATGAGATGGAATCGAAGAGCAGGTGCAAACCATCATTACCGAAACGCGCTTAAGATGAGAAGCATGCACCTTGAGGAAGTTAACCAGCAAAACAAAGATGCCAAATTTACGACGGATATCCAGCAGAACGAGAACATCATCAGAGATACGTTCCAGCGTTGCTCCGACTTGGAATGGCGAAGCATTGACGTTAATCTGAGCACGCAATGGCTCGTTGTTTATATCGATAACTTAATTGATAAGCAGCAGCTCGAGGAATTCGTCATTAAGCCCATGCAAGCAAGCGCCGCGGCGGGCCGTATCGCCAATGGACCGAATGAGCTTAAGAACGATGTGATTTCCGTCAGCATGACGAGCTGCTCTAGCAGCATTTCTCAGACGATCCGTAACCTGCTTGAGGGTCATGCCGCCATTCTCATGCCCGGCAGCAGCGATGTATTGACGGTTTCTATTCCCGATTCCACCCAAAGAAGTCTAGAAGAGCCGCCATCCGAGCCGGTTATACGCGGACCACGGGACGGCTTCATCGAGCAGATTTCCACCAATATCAGCCTGATTCGATCCAGACTCAAAACGCCTAAATTAAAGGTGGAGTATATTACGCTGGGCGAGCTTTCCCGCACGCGGATCGCCATTACTTACCTTGAAGGTATTGCGCTCGACACCTTAGTTAACGAAGTGCGAACGAGATTAAAGCCGATCCAATTAGACGGTATCCTCGACTCCGGCTATATCGAAGAATTTATTGAGGACCAGCCGTTTTCGCCCTTTCCCCAAGTCCACAGCACGGAACGACCGGACGTGGTCGTGGCAGAGATGCTGGAAGGAAAAGTCGCGATTCTTGTCGATACGACCCCATTCGTCATGGTCGCGCCGATGACGTTCTGGACGGGCCTTCAGGCGAGTGAAGACTACTACATTCGCTGGCCCGTTGCCACCTTTATTCGCTGGATCCGAATCCTGTTTATCCATTTAGCGGTATTCGCTCCTCCGCTATATGTTGCTGTTACGACCTACCACCAGGAAATGATTCCCACAAATCTTGTGCTGAGCATCGCGGCCTCGAGGGAAGCGGTTCCCTTTCCCGCGATGATTGAAGCGCTGCTGATGGAAATCATATTCGAAGCGCTGCGGGAAGCCGGAATTCGACTGCCGAAACAAATCGGCCAAGCCATAAGTATCGTTGGCGGTCTAGTCATTGGACAAGCGGCGGTTGAAGCGGGATTCATCTCTGCGCCTGTCGTCATCATCGTGTCCATCACCGGCATTTCGTCCTTTACGATTCCTCGTTACAGCTTTGCCAATGGGATCCGGCTGCTTCGTTTTCCCATGTTGTTTTTAGCAGGGACACTCGGTCTTTACGGTATTGTACTTGGATTTATCGGGGTCATGTTACATGTCACGTCGCTTCGCTCATTCGGGGTTCTATATTTCTCTCCATTGACGCCGTTTAAATGGACTGGCTTAACGGATGTGTTGATCCGGATACCGACATGGGCGAAATTCCGTATGCCAAGGAATAATCAAGAGGGAGAGCAAAGCTAG
- a CDS encoding Ger(x)C family spore germination protein has protein sequence MNDLAFVMGTALDLTDNGKILCSLQVAIPAATGSGSATGGGSGNHEKFYVIYAEGKNGNEIHRLLQKKSSRTLTYSHRSVVYISERLARHGINNAMDIFTHDPRNRLKTYMMVVKGTEAKKILEINYPLKQVPIETVKVFDGSGDDLAVTLRDFYITHLSEGIQPVLGVIEPDIHGKSSQLFRFTGAGVFKGLKLAGLLDEQETLAMMWVMNKLKFGRITTDLPHGEGEIGMMLMHTRSKITTQAGHDGVKFKVRLFGEGSLVESNTPLTVTKPADLKRMKKALEDSVRKEVQDLILKTQTKLRADSMGFGHEMYKYAPVKWAGLSDQWDTQFPRANISVDVSLRLHGAGMVSSSIEFRDKEMDK, from the coding sequence ATGAATGATCTTGCATTCGTGATGGGTACAGCGCTCGACCTAACGGACAATGGGAAAATTCTATGCTCCCTCCAAGTTGCCATTCCTGCGGCAACGGGAAGCGGAAGCGCTACGGGCGGGGGAAGCGGCAATCATGAGAAATTTTACGTCATCTATGCGGAGGGCAAGAACGGCAACGAGATCCATCGGCTTCTCCAGAAGAAAAGTTCCAGAACCTTGACATATTCGCATCGAAGCGTTGTGTATATTAGCGAACGTCTGGCTAGGCACGGCATTAACAATGCGATGGATATTTTTACGCATGACCCGAGGAACCGTTTGAAGACCTACATGATGGTTGTAAAGGGAACAGAAGCTAAGAAAATTCTGGAGATCAATTATCCGTTAAAACAAGTACCGATCGAAACGGTGAAGGTGTTTGATGGATCGGGGGACGATTTAGCCGTCACCTTGCGCGATTTTTATATTACGCACCTAAGCGAAGGCATTCAACCTGTCTTAGGCGTAATCGAACCCGATATCCATGGTAAAAGCTCGCAATTATTCAGATTCACGGGCGCCGGTGTTTTTAAAGGTCTTAAGCTTGCCGGTTTATTAGATGAACAAGAAACTTTAGCGATGATGTGGGTGATGAACAAGCTGAAATTCGGTCGAATTACAACAGATTTACCCCATGGCGAGGGGGAAATCGGCATGATGCTGATGCATACAAGAAGCAAAATCACCACGCAGGCCGGTCATGATGGCGTAAAATTCAAGGTCCGATTGTTCGGCGAAGGCAGCTTGGTGGAGAGTAACACCCCGCTCACCGTTACAAAGCCAGCAGATTTGAAACGGATGAAGAAAGCGCTGGAAGATTCAGTAAGGAAAGAGGTCCAAGACTTGATTCTAAAAACCCAAACCAAACTTAGAGCCGACAGCATGGGCTTTGGACATGAAATGTATAAATATGCCCCTGTGAAGTGGGCGGGTTTGAGCGATCAATGGGACACACAATTTCCGAGGGCGAATATTAGCGTCGACGTCAGCCTGAGGCTGCATGGAGCAGGTATGGTCAGTTCTTCTATTGAATTTAGAGATAAGGAGATGGATAAATGA
- a CDS encoding endospore germination permease, whose translation MESTGKTEHISGTQLCLLIFSFIAPTILLIVPSLMAQISKQDSWIAIFPAVLIGCITIWVMLALSNRYPGMTIIQYSSQILGKWAGKALSCYFIYYWMTFDSIILNQHIQFINTVLLMRSPAIIISLTLAVLSGIAVYMGIESIARCNEYLALVIFVLLIPLLILMLGESSTERLLPVLSKGFVPVLQASVFPSAYLGQFFILGWLLPYLNKPKLAAKSSFVSLITIFGLLCITIFPLIMVLGPLMEKLTFPVLSVIRYIGIKGSFERLEALAVAIWVAGCFVKIALTFFVISLSVSQVFNVGKYRDLIFPIVILSVISSVTVFINYSTELNYYLTYTFPSFAILTQLILPIGLLIIDSIKRQLKKSVT comes from the coding sequence ATGGAATCCACTGGAAAAACGGAACATATATCGGGAACGCAGTTATGCCTATTGATCTTTTCTTTCATCGCGCCAACTATCCTTCTGATCGTACCCAGCTTAATGGCCCAAATTTCCAAACAGGATTCATGGATAGCGATTTTCCCTGCCGTCTTGATCGGGTGCATCACGATTTGGGTCATGCTCGCATTGTCGAATCGTTACCCGGGTATGACGATCATCCAATACAGCTCGCAAATTTTAGGCAAATGGGCCGGCAAAGCGCTGAGCTGTTATTTTATTTATTATTGGATGACGTTCGACAGCATTATTCTGAATCAGCATATCCAGTTCATCAATACCGTTCTGCTCATGAGAAGTCCTGCTATTATTATCAGTTTAACTTTGGCGGTGCTAAGCGGAATTGCCGTCTATATGGGGATTGAATCCATCGCACGATGCAATGAGTATCTCGCTTTAGTCATTTTCGTTTTGCTGATTCCGCTCTTGATCCTCATGCTCGGGGAATCCAGTACGGAGCGGCTCCTTCCCGTACTGAGTAAAGGCTTCGTCCCCGTCCTTCAAGCTAGCGTGTTTCCGAGTGCGTATCTAGGTCAATTTTTTATTCTAGGCTGGCTTCTTCCTTATTTGAATAAGCCCAAACTAGCAGCCAAATCCTCATTCGTTTCCTTGATTACTATTTTTGGTCTGCTTTGCATTACGATTTTTCCCTTAATTATGGTCCTGGGACCATTAATGGAAAAGCTCACGTTTCCCGTTCTCAGCGTCATTCGGTATATCGGCATTAAGGGCAGCTTCGAACGGCTGGAAGCGTTAGCGGTTGCCATATGGGTGGCGGGCTGCTTTGTCAAAATCGCCCTTACCTTCTTCGTGATCAGTTTGAGCGTCAGCCAAGTGTTTAATGTTGGGAAATATCGGGACTTAATCTTCCCCATCGTGATTTTGTCCGTGATTAGTTCGGTTACGGTCTTTATCAATTACTCGACCGAGTTGAATTATTATCTGACCTACACGTTTCCAAGCTTTGCGATACTTACCCAATTGATTTTGCCCATTGGACTGCTCATTATTGACAGCATCAAAAGACAGTTGAAAAAGTCAGTGACCTGA
- a CDS encoding cupin domain-containing protein, with protein sequence MSTILDVMGPRIQLLTDLSENREYSLMKAEVPPGVVVPVHSHDDRETFVVITGELEAFTVDSWKTVRAGETVDIAGDVKHAWRNSSNETVTLLVASTAKMGEFFNEIGRPVETVQPGPPDPAALMHFVERAIAYGYWLGSPDDNAAIGITLG encoded by the coding sequence ATGTCGACAATATTGGATGTAATGGGACCGCGTATTCAGCTCTTAACGGATTTATCGGAGAACCGGGAATATAGCCTTATGAAGGCTGAAGTTCCGCCTGGCGTGGTCGTGCCTGTTCACAGTCATGATGATCGCGAAACCTTTGTTGTTATCACAGGCGAACTTGAAGCTTTCACGGTAGATAGCTGGAAGACCGTTCGCGCTGGTGAAACGGTTGATATTGCGGGAGATGTAAAGCACGCTTGGAGAAATTCTTCGAATGAAACGGTAACGTTATTAGTCGCATCGACTGCGAAAATGGGCGAGTTTTTCAATGAGATCGGCCGTCCGGTCGAAACCGTCCAACCAGGTCCACCCGATCCTGCTGCCTTGATGCATTTCGTTGAACGGGCAATCGCTTATGGCTATTGGCTCGGCTCGCCGGACGATAATGCAGCGATCGGAATTACGCTTGGCTAA